Proteins encoded together in one Aeromonas encheleia window:
- the ndk gene encoding nucleoside-diphosphate kinase translates to MAIERTFSIVKPDAVSKNLIGAIYNRFESAGLKVIAAKMLHLSSEQAAGFYAEHQGKPFYDALVGFMTSGPVMVQVLEGEEAIRRHREIMGATNPKEALAGTLRACYAESIDRNAVHGSDAPASAAREIAYFFSDDEICPRG, encoded by the coding sequence ATGGCTATCGAACGTACCTTTTCTATCGTCAAGCCGGATGCTGTCAGCAAGAACTTGATCGGTGCCATCTACAACCGTTTCGAGAGCGCTGGCCTGAAGGTTATCGCCGCCAAGATGCTGCACCTGAGCAGCGAGCAGGCCGCCGGTTTCTACGCCGAGCACCAGGGCAAGCCTTTCTATGATGCGCTGGTCGGTTTCATGACCTCCGGTCCCGTCATGGTGCAGGTGCTGGAAGGGGAAGAGGCCATCCGTCGCCATCGCGAGATCATGGGTGCCACCAACCCGAAAGAGGCCCTGGCCGGTACCCTGCGTGCCTGCTACGCCGAGAGCATCGATCGCAACGCCGTGCACGGCTCCGATGCCCCGGCCTCTGCCGCCCGTGAAATCGCCTACTTCTTCTCCGACGACGAGATCTGCCCGCGCGGCTGA